One region of Mus musculus strain C57BL/6J chromosome 15, GRCm38.p6 C57BL/6J genomic DNA includes:
- the Trib1 gene encoding tribbles homolog 1 translates to MRVGPVRFALSGASQPRGPGLLFPAARGTPAKRLLDTDDAGAVAAKCPRLSECSSPPDYLSPPGSPCSPQPPPSTQGTGGSCVSSPGPSRIADYLLLPLAEREHVSRALCIHTGRELRCKEFPIKHYQDKIRPYIQLPSHSNITGIVEVLLGESKAYVFFEKDFGDMHSYVRSRKRLREEEAARLFKQIVSAVAHCHQSAIVLGDLKLRKFVFSTEERTQLRLESLEDTHIIKGEDDALSDKHGCPAYVSPEILNTTGTYSGKAADVWSLGVMLYTLLVGRYPFHDSDPSALFSKIRRGQFCIPEHVSPKARCLIRSLLRREPSERLTAPQILLHPWFEYVLEPGYVDSEIGTSDQIVPEYQEDSDISSFFC, encoded by the exons ATGCGGGTCGGTCCCGTGCGTTTTGCCCTGAGCGGCGCCTCGCAGCCCCGCGGTCCGGGTCTACTGTTTCCGGCTGCCCGGGGAACCCCGGCCAAACGCCTGCTGGACACGGACGACGCGGGGGCAGTGGCGGCCAAGTGTCCGCGCCTCTCTGAGTGCTCGAGTCCCCCCGACTACCTCAGTCCCCCTGGCTCGCCCTGCAGCCCTCAGCCTCCGCCCTCCACGCAGGGGACCGGCGGCAGCTGTGTGAGCTCACCCGGGCCCAGCCGAATCGCCGACTACCTGCTGCTACCCCTAGCTGAGCGCGAGCATGTGTCCCGGGCACTGTGCATCCACACCGGCCGCGAGCTGCGCTGCAAG GAATTCCCCATTAAACACTACCAGGACAAAATCAGGCCTTACATCCAGCTGCCGTCCCATAGCAACATCACTGGCATTGTGGAGGTGCTCCTTGGTGAGAGCAAGGCCTACGTCTTCTTCGAGAAGGACTTTGGAGACATGCACTCCTATGTGCGGAGCCGAAAACGGCTTCGGGAAGAGGAGGCCGCTCGGCTCTTCAAGCAGATTGTTTCCGCCGTCGCCCACTGCCACCAGTCGGCCATCGTGCTGGGGGACCTGAAGCTCAGGAAGTTCGTCTTCTCCACCGAGGAGAG AACCCAGCTTAGActggaaagcctggaagataCTCACATCATTAAGGGTGAAGATGATGCGCTGTCAGATAAACATGGCTGCCCAGCCTACGTGAGCCCCGAGATCCTCAACACTACTGGGACCTACTCTGGAAAGGCGGCGGACGTCTGGAGCCTCGGGGTGATGCTCTATACGCTTTTGGTCGGACGATACCCCTTTCATGACTCAGATCCGAGTGCCCTTTTTTCCAAAATCCGCCGTGGACAGTTCTGCATTCCTGAGCACGTCTCCCCCAAAGCCAGGTGCCTCATCCGAAGCCTCCTAAGACGAGAACCTTCTGAGAGACTCACAGCTCCTCAGATCTTACTCCATCCCTGGTTCGAGTATGTCTTGGAACCGGGCTATGTTGACTCAGAAATAGGAACTTCAGACCAGATTGTTCCTGAGTACCAGGAGGACAGTGACATAAGTTCCTTCTTCTGCTag